The DNA segment ACTATTACCTTCAATTTAAGTATCGATGGGTTGTACTGGATGGTCTTATGTTCCATGCATTATCTTATTTCTCTACCATGGGAACTGTCTTTTTTATACAATTCAATCAATGATTGTGGTTGGGCCAAATGTTTCTTGTTTAATTCTTGCAGGTTGATGCCGCTCTTGATTTGAGCCACACACAAAACATAGGGAGAATGATAAAGACTCATTTTCCACACTCTCAGGTAGAGTAAAATTGTTGATGTTGTCGTGTGATTTCTTGCAATTCTGTCTCtctaattctaaaaaattaattgcCAAGAATCTCTTGTTTCaggttataaaaaatattaaaagaaaaacatagacGTCTTGTCTTTTTCACATGTATGATCATGTGAATTTTTTAATGTcaacttctttatttttcataaagaaggatttgttataaaattcatctagtttcagaaggctttttttttttcttatcacctttttctttttactaaaacaattgaaaatatttcagaTGTTACAAAATTTCTATAATTCACTCTCTTGTGGCTATTTCCTCATTTCCACTGACCTCATTTCTTTTGGTTACTTCGACTTGCAGTTTATTGTGGTTTCCTTGAAGGAAGGCATGTTCAATAACGCAAATGTTCTTTTCCGAACAAAATTTGTAGATGGTGTTTCAACTGTTCAGCGAACAGTTGCTTCTAAACAAAGCAAATGATGTATTTGCTTCATCTGTTACAAGTCTTGCGTTCATCTACAGGGAAAGCAGAAATGTAGGTAGTACTTGTAATTTAAGTGCTTATGTAATTTGAACATCAGTATAAGCAAATGATGTATTTGCTTCATCTGTTACAAGTCTTGTACTCATGTTCATCTTCAGGGAAAGCAGAAATGTAGGTAATACATGTAATTTAAATGCTTATGTAATTTGAACATCAGTGTAGGGTCTAGATGTGATTTAACTATGACTAAATGATACTCCTAATGTAATTAACTATTTAACAATGAAGATTGGGGTACCATGGATGTGCTTGAATCTGGATGATCTAATTTTGTGCAAGAGAGGAAGTATATAGAAATTAATGAGTTGAGTCTATCCAAAAGTAATGGtctcatttacttttttttcttattttgagtctatatcaatattatttctattttaatatgtttatatttaatacttacaaaattaaatattacttattttagaaataaacttataaaaattaaatttaattaaataaaataaaattattaaaatttttatacacAGCGAGCAATCCATAAACCCGCaggacgaaaaaaaaaaatctaaataaattttgaatgctATGGGACCAACCCAATCCACTTTTTACGGATAAAATGAACGGCCATTAATTTTCTTGAACATTTTCaatgtcttttcttttataatttattaatgaactaaatagaaagaaaaagctACACCTACGACTATTTTAAGTAAGATTGTTTATTTgcgtttttaaataaatttattattggtTACTCAAATTTTATTGATCATAATACAAATAGTGTcagtttaaattattaaatattatatatataaattaaaattttcagctgaatttttaatatttatttttagtgtgtatgtgagagagagagagatatatattttgttaaatattgaCTTCTTTTGCTAGCATAGTCTGTTTTCtaatagtaaaattatataattttggtgAAAATGTTAGTAGCACTTTCTAGGAAATTCGTTGGACAACCTATCCCTGCAAACATTATTTCGAGGTAATTAAGACTCTCTTCTTAGGAAACTTCATGTTCAAGTGTATAAGTAAACTCTTCTTCCATTAGTGTTTCCAAATACATGCATTATACAATCAAAGATTGAAAAGATCAAATTCTCAAAAATGAGTGATGTTCAAGAAAATGATACACTGAATACTCTTTATGAGGTTTCATTGAGAGGTAGTGTTTCTGAGTTAGAAACTCTGATTAGAAGAGACCCTCTTATCCTTCACAGAATTTCCTTAACAACATTCACTGAAACTCCTTTGCACATATCAGCTTTACTTGGTCACCTTGATTTCACAAAGTCCCTTCTGACTCACAAACCTCAACTTGCTCTTGAGACTGACCACTGCAAACGCACCCCTCTTCATCTGGCTTCTGCTGAAGGCCATGTAGAGATTGTTCATGTTTTGCTGCAGACATGTGAAGATGCATGCTTGATGACTGACCAAGATGGAAGGATTCCTCTTCATTATGCAGCTATGAGAGGAAGGACAGAGGTTGCAAGACAGTTGATTAGTGGAGCAAAGTCAGAATCTGTGATGGTGTTTGATGGATCAGGAAAAACTATGTTTCACCTTTGTGTCGAGCACAATCATTTGGAGACTTTGAAAACACTGGTGGAAGTTGGAAATGTCAGGGAGGATTTTCTAAACTGTGGAGACTTTCATCATGGAAATACCATTCTCCATTTGGCTGTTATGTTCAAGCAACTTGAGGTATGTTATTCCCTTTTTCTTCCATCAgctaaattattaaacttttgatCTTATTTGCcctttatcttcaaattttcaccatttatttctttaaatataatacttGTTTTCAACTTTTGGAACACCATTTTaaggtttttttctttttcgaaaaTAGACAAATTTGCCTTATATACTACAAGAATAggtaaattttaaaagaaagtataaaaatagttaaattgtGTAGGTTTTACACATACAAAGAAATTGTACATCCTTAAATGACTTTAACgaattgtaatcaattacatggtaatcgattatatcaaagACTTCAAGAATTCGTAATTGATTACTAATTCTTGTTAATTGATTACAATTCGTTGAAGTTGTCTAAAGGTACGGGACTTCCACTTTTTCAAATATGGCAGAGTTAAAGTTGTTTAGAGATGCACAACTTCTTCGTATAAAGGTCAAGTGAGATCCTTACAAACTGTTAATTTGCCAATTTTcgtaatttttttagaatttgtcTATTTTGAGACAGATTTGCCTATTTtcggaaaaaaaaatcattgtaaGTTATCATTTGAAACCTGATGTTTTAACAAAGATGACACAAACATGGTGAGATTTGTGTGGAAAATAGTCCCCTATGTACTTGTCTTGGATTGACTTGATTTTTCATCACACTGAATAATCTTATTCACCAAACTTAATGAATATATGGTGTATGTTCTTATAGAGTGTAAGGTACTTGCTCTCAATatccaaaataaaagaagaagcaaatatTGAGAACAAGATGGGTTACACTGCTTTGGACATGCTAGAGCATGTTCCAAAAGACATGAGAAGTCTTCAAATAAAACTCATGCTGATGGACGCCGGATTcaagaagaatgaaaataacCAAGTTCATCATCCACCATCTGCATCAATCATAGATGTTCCTCCATCAAGGACACCGAATCCAAATGAAAAGTTTTGGATTAACTCTTTGAAGCGTGTGAACAAGGTCTTACAACATAAGAGTGGTAGGTTGGAAGAAATGAGAGGCATGTTGAGTTTGGTGTCTACAATGATCTCAACCGTCACCTTTGGTGTTGTGATCAATCCACCAGGTGGTAATATATCTATCGAGTCACTTCTATATGTACAATATAGAGAAATGTTGACTAGTTTCTTAACGATGAACACAATCTCTTTCATTGCATCACTTGGTGTCACTCTCTTACTTATAAGTGGAGTTCCCTTAAAGAATGAAATCACAATGGGACTGTTATCAGTAGGCACATGTGTCTGTCTCACATTTCTTGTGCTTACTTACATACATGCTGTGCCTTTgaacaaaaatatgtattttggGGACACATTTTCTGTGTTGTTTTCTTGGCTTGGACTTGTTGGGACAATAGTTGTGTTTACCATAATTCGTGTAATTTCTAAGCTAGTGAAAGTTCTGTAGCATGGAGCAAAAGGTGGTTCACACCTTGTCTAGAACATCCTGTTTACAGTTTGAACGTGTTTTTAATCCATTCATCTTAAGATAAGTTTTTGTTATAAAGTTAGTGTTGTTTAGAGATTTGTCGATTAACCGGTGATTGATTCTtcgaaaatgtttttttaactttttaccaTAGTTAATctaataatttgtgattggtctaattcaaatatatgaaccaataaaatagcaatagataatttattatcaaaaagttaAGTTAACATATCATAATCCTTTATTGTTAAACGGTGGTGTACATgctatataaacaaaataattgttgtaaaacaaacattcttttcattcaatatACACATACAATTTCtctgtttcttcttctgtttCTACTTCTCTCTATTCTGTTTCTACCTTTGTGTGTGGCTTGTTCTtgggtttcttgtttttgttttagccAGTTCTAGTTGATAGGATTTGTGCATTAAAGGAAAGGGTATACTAATAGAATCATATGATATTTTACCACTTTTtaacaacaggacacgtgttaCCATTTCATTcttctgtttaaatttattttaaaagaaatatttgacATGAACCAATCGTAaaggtaatgatactttgacatctagaatttgacaaattttttacaccgcCACGTGTCAAATTCTGGATGGTCCACatggtttaaaaaaataaagataaatgacATGGATTCACTTGTGGGAGGGGTCTGAAGAGGAGTAATTGAatttcagatttcaaaattGCATTCGAAAGGACAATGATGCAGAGAAAGTTTTAACACTCATACACGTTtttactgaaaatgaaaaatgaattctAATATACAAAAGAGGCGCTGCATGCCTTCATATATACATGCAGACTTATTAAACAGAAAACGAAATCCTAACTAACAACAGTACAAAACCAGATTTGAATTACTGAAAGCCATTACTCTCCCTTAATTCAAATCCCTAAGAGCTATAACTCCAATCTTCTGTCGCATAGTTTCAAACTTGTCAGTAGATAAAGCTTTTGTAAGAAGGTCTGCCTTTTGCTCCGAAGTTTTGCAATAGCACAGTTCAATTCTCCCTTTGTTCACAACGTCCCTCAAGAAGTGAAACTTTACTTCTATATGTTTGCTCCTGCCATGACTTACCGGGTTTCGAGCAAGGTTGATAGAAGAAGTATTGTCCATTTTTAACTCTATTGGTTTTCCAAATATCACCTTCAACTCAGTTAGCAGTTCATCAAACCAGATTCCTTGACAGGCTGCATAACACCCTGCAACATACTCTGCCTCACAGCTTGATAATGCCACAATTGGTTGCTTCTTTGATGACCATGAGACCGGTGCTCcattatgaaataaatgaaaccTGACGTGCTCTTCCGTTCTATAGTGTCTCCTCCATAGTCT comes from the Vigna radiata var. radiata cultivar VC1973A chromosome 2, Vradiata_ver6, whole genome shotgun sequence genome and includes:
- the LOC106755675 gene encoding ankyrin repeat-containing protein BDA1 — encoded protein: MSDVQENDTLNTLYEVSLRGSVSELETLIRRDPLILHRISLTTFTETPLHISALLGHLDFTKSLLTHKPQLALETDHCKRTPLHLASAEGHVEIVHVLLQTCEDACLMTDQDGRIPLHYAAMRGRTEVARQLISGAKSESVMVFDGSGKTMFHLCVEHNHLETLKTLVEVGNVREDFLNCGDFHHGNTILHLAVMFKQLESVRYLLSISKIKEEANIENKMGYTALDMLEHVPKDMRSLQIKLMLMDAGFKKNENNQVHHPPSASIIDVPPSRTPNPNEKFWINSLKRVNKVLQHKSGRLEEMRGMLSLVSTMISTVTFGVVINPPGGNISIESLLYVQYREMLTSFLTMNTISFIASLGVTLLLISGVPLKNEITMGLLSVGTCVCLTFLVLTYIHAVPLNKNMYFGDTFSVLFSWLGLVGTIVVFTIIRVISKLVKVL